CACAACATCATGGAAAGCAGCAGAGTTCTGGGCAAAGCAGGGTGTGAAAAGGATCATTCTGGCAAGAGAGCTAACTTTTCAGGAAATCAAGGAGATTATCAAAGCTCTGCCACAATTAGAGTTCGAGATCTTCGTGCATGGGGCTATGTGTATCTCTTATTCCGGAAGATGCCTGCTGAGTGCCTTCCTCAATAACCGCTCTGCCAATAAAGGGCTCTGCACACAACCGTGTCGCTGGAAATTCACTCTTCTGGAAGAGACGAGACCAGACCAGTATTTCCCCATAGAAGAAGATGACAGAGGTACTTATATCCTCAATTCACGTGATCTCTGCCTTTACGAACATTTGCATGAAATATTGGATTCCGGTATAAACTCCATCAAGATCGAAGGGAGGATGAAAAGTCTCTATTATGTTGCCAATACAACCCGTGTATATAAGACAGCACTAAAATTGTTGAAATCAGGAGAAAAATCGTCTCATATCCTCAGTGAAGAACTGGAAAAGATAAGTCACCGTCAATACACTACCGGATTTTTCACCGGTAGCAGCTCTCTGAACACCCAGTACTATGAGTCTTCAAGCTATATCAGGGATTATCAGTATCTCGGTGAAATACTGGAAACCAAAAAACAAGATAGTAACCGACCAAAGAATCCAGATAATCAAGAACCCGAAATTGGGTTAAAACCTTTTATCTCACTGATCAATGTTAAAGCAAAATTCCGCAGAGGTGAAGAAATAGAGATTATTTTTCCCGATTATCGGCAGGATATGATATTTAAAGTTGACGAAA
The sequence above is a segment of the Candidatus Cloacimonadota bacterium genome. Coding sequences within it:
- a CDS encoding U32 family peptidase; translated protein: MEVLAPAGDWDKLKYAVAYGADAVYTAGKQFGLRAKAGNLDNQQIKEAAEFCHSYNRRIYVTVNIFAHNNDLTELPAYINYLNEVGVDALIVSDPGVLSIVRETAPRLPIHLSTQANTTSWKAAEFWAKQGVKRIILARELTFQEIKEIIKALPQLEFEIFVHGAMCISYSGRCLLSAFLNNRSANKGLCTQPCRWKFTLLEETRPDQYFPIEEDDRGTYILNSRDLCLYEHLHEILDSGINSIKIEGRMKSLYYVANTTRVYKTALKLLKSGEKSSHILSEELEKISHRQYTTGFFTGSSSLNTQYYESSSYIRDYQYLGEILETKKQDSNRPKNPDNQEPEIGLKPFISLINVKAKFRRGEEIEIIFPDYRQDMIFKVDEIYSSEDELLVETKPNSIVKLMTNEELPNDGILRKKIT